One Xiphophorus hellerii strain 12219 chromosome 24, Xiphophorus_hellerii-4.1, whole genome shotgun sequence DNA window includes the following coding sequences:
- the LOC116716295 gene encoding trifunctional purine biosynthetic protein adenosine-3-like: MCPRSFHGGSVHPRRAGKAQQAKRAASNSWFIPTELIGLISTISSDLHPLEKVTALPAKVAMAERVLVVGGGGREHALAWKLAQSPQVQQVLVAPGNAGAASYGKISNSEVSVSNHSILAQFCKDHHVGLVVVGPEAPLAAGMVDDLTADLFLFL; this comes from the exons ATGTGTCCCCGCAGCTTCCACGGAGGGTCAGTCCACCCACGGAGAGCGGGGAAAGCACAGCAGGCGAAACGGGCTGCGAGTAATTCTTGGTTCATACCAACAGAG CTCATTGGTTTGATCTCTACGATTTCATCGGACCTCCATCCCCTGGAAAAGGTCACGGCTCTTCCTGCTAAAG TTGCGATGGCGGAGCGGGTTCTGGTGGTAGGAGGCGGGGGACGGGAACACGCGCTGGCCTGGAAGCTGGCCCAGTCGCCCCAGgtccagcaggttctggtggCTCCCGGAAACGCAGGAGCCGCCAGCTACGGCAAGATCAGCAACTCTG AGGTGTCGGTGAGCAACCACAGCATCCTGGCTCAGTTCTGTAAGGACCACCACGTCGGTTTGGTCGTAGTCGGACCCGAGGCGCCGCTGGCAGCAG GTATGGTGGATGATCTGACGGCGGatcttttcttatttctgtag